A single region of the Changchengzhania lutea genome encodes:
- a CDS encoding PKD domain-containing protein, producing the protein MKNKVNIFHKTALLLFCIVTASFIFSCDDSLFRDDLPDANSQADNFLPTADFSYVPGERDFNTIQFNNLATESTTFLWDFGGGDTSTEQDPTYTFEGGEGTYPVTLTAGDANGASASTTLEVEVVDRFVPINPDVLNGDMEDSSNNWKISFSNGWSNNGFESSGDGSWLLYDGTDNGAKTRGAKWNRRRSAAEWASSDTRHAYQALVVSPNWEYTLEFEYAIKDDTADDPIGGRRMVAEILDGHFTDGVDALNQSLAGNAIVTYLGTEVKGKTTFTQVKVDFTSNDSGLISIWLWAVTPVDLYVDNVKVYPRL; encoded by the coding sequence ATGAAAAATAAAGTAAATATTTTCCATAAAACAGCATTATTGCTTTTTTGTATAGTTACAGCTAGTTTTATATTTAGTTGTGATGACAGTCTTTTTAGAGATGATTTACCAGATGCTAACTCTCAAGCTGATAATTTTTTACCAACAGCGGACTTTTCGTATGTTCCTGGAGAGAGAGATTTTAATACCATTCAATTCAATAACCTTGCTACAGAATCTACCACGTTTCTTTGGGATTTTGGAGGAGGAGATACTTCAACAGAACAAGATCCTACCTATACGTTTGAGGGAGGCGAAGGTACCTATCCGGTAACACTCACGGCTGGTGATGCAAATGGAGCATCTGCCTCTACAACCTTGGAGGTAGAAGTAGTAGATAGATTTGTTCCCATTAATCCAGACGTTTTAAACGGAGATATGGAAGATAGTAGTAATAATTGGAAAATTTCATTTTCAAACGGATGGTCAAATAATGGTTTTGAATCTAGTGGCGATGGGTCTTGGTTGCTGTATGATGGAACAGATAATGGGGCAAAAACAAGAGGAGCAAAATGGAATAGAAGAAGGTCTGCAGCAGAGTGGGCCAGTAGTGATACAAGGCATGCGTACCAAGCACTTGTAGTATCTCCTAATTGGGAATATACTCTAGAATTTGAATATGCTATAAAAGACGATACAGCAGACGATCCAATAGGTGGCAGAAGAATGGTTGCCGAAATTCTTGATGGTCATTTTACCGATGGTGTTGATGCACTTAATCAGTCTCTTGCAGGAAATGCGATAGTTACTTATCTAGGAACGGAGGTTAAAGGGAAAACAACATTTACTCAAGTTAAAGTTGATTTTACTTCAAATGATTCTGGACTAATATCTATATGGTTGTGGGCGGTTACTCCTGTAGATTTATATGTAGATAATGTTAAGGTATACCCAAGGTTATAA
- a CDS encoding SDR family NAD(P)-dependent oxidoreductase, which yields MSKLKGKVAVVTGGSRDIGRAISIKLAKEGARVVVNYYNSESGAKETIEEIKSMGGEAIAVKADVSKLADIENLKAKSVEAFGDKVDILVNNAGGLFARKSLQELDESFFNLVMDVNFKSTVFVMQAFEPLMGKGASIINLSSQAARDGGGGGSSLYAASKGAVSTFTKAMAKELGPKGIRVNAICPGLIGTKFHDDFTKDEIREKVAGATPLRREGSAHEVADLVAYLASDESSFLTGNNVDINGGLAFS from the coding sequence ATGAGTAAATTAAAAGGAAAAGTGGCAGTTGTTACAGGCGGTTCTAGAGACATCGGTCGCGCAATATCGATTAAATTAGCGAAAGAAGGAGCTAGAGTTGTTGTAAACTACTATAATTCTGAATCTGGAGCCAAGGAGACAATAGAGGAAATTAAATCTATGGGAGGTGAAGCTATTGCAGTTAAAGCTGATGTGTCAAAACTTGCTGATATTGAGAATTTAAAGGCAAAATCGGTTGAAGCGTTCGGCGATAAAGTCGATATTTTGGTGAATAATGCAGGTGGTCTTTTCGCACGCAAGTCATTACAAGAGTTGGATGAGTCATTTTTTAACTTAGTTATGGATGTCAACTTTAAGTCTACTGTATTTGTTATGCAAGCTTTTGAACCTTTGATGGGCAAAGGAGCCTCTATCATCAATCTTTCTTCTCAAGCAGCAAGAGATGGTGGTGGCGGTGGATCTTCATTGTACGCTGCTTCTAAAGGCGCTGTAAGCACATTTACTAAAGCGATGGCAAAAGAACTTGGGCCTAAAGGAATTCGAGTGAATGCAATTTGTCCTGGTTTAATAGGAACTAAATTCCATGATGACTTCACAAAAGATGAGATTAGGGAAAAAGTAGCTGGTGCAACACCATTGAGAAGAGAAGGAAGTGCACATGAGGTTGCCGATTTAGTAGCTTATTTAGCTAGTGATGAATCATCGTTTTTAACAGGCAATAATGTGGATATTAATGGCGGATTGGCATTTAGTTAA
- a CDS encoding FadR/GntR family transcriptional regulator, with protein MKLEVLTLSDNQKIQNSIISKIKELINYKNLEPGDKLPSERMLSEKFEVSRSNVRDAIQKLEFYGLLKSIPQSGTFVANIGVVAMNGMIDDILRLEAPSFKSLVETRILLELKTVRLASLRRTDEDLKNIKEALDAYKEKVLSGEDAVQEDLLFHLAIAKASGNSTMNTFMLSITPQIIMNFEKYHVCDKRLSVLGIKEHTDIYEAIKKQDPALAKQKMKDHFRVLYQYCYNVK; from the coding sequence ATGAAATTAGAAGTACTTACTTTAAGTGATAATCAGAAAATACAAAATTCAATTATCAGTAAGATTAAAGAATTAATAAACTATAAAAATCTTGAACCAGGGGATAAGCTCCCTTCCGAAAGAATGTTATCCGAAAAATTTGAAGTAAGTAGAAGCAACGTTCGAGATGCTATACAAAAGCTAGAGTTTTATGGCTTATTGAAATCGATCCCCCAAAGCGGGACTTTTGTGGCCAACATTGGTGTCGTAGCCATGAATGGGATGATAGATGATATTTTAAGATTAGAAGCCCCAAGTTTTAAATCGCTAGTAGAAACCAGAATATTATTAGAATTAAAAACGGTCCGGTTAGCATCATTAAGACGAACTGATGAAGATTTAAAAAATATAAAAGAAGCTTTAGATGCCTATAAAGAAAAGGTGTTATCTGGTGAAGATGCTGTCCAAGAAGATTTGTTGTTTCATCTAGCAATAGCAAAGGCCAGTGGTAATAGTACAATGAATACATTTATGTTATCTATCACACCACAAATAATTATGAATTTTGAGAAGTATCATGTTTGTGATAAACGGTTATCTGTTTTAGGTATTAAGGAACACACAGATATTTATGAAGCTATTAAGAAACAAGATCCTGCATTGGCGAAACAAAAAATGAAAGATCATTTTAGAGTATTATATCAATATTGCTATAATGTGAAATAA
- a CDS encoding SDR family NAD(P)-dependent oxidoreductase, with protein sequence MSNLNEKVAIITGATGGIGFEVAKRLGKDGYTVILNGIEDEVGAKRVEELKAEGITAEYYGFDVTKDEEVTTNITKIGEKYGKIDLLVNNAGGLGGRSRFEEMTTEFYRSVMALNLDSVFFASRAAIPFLKKGEHPSIINYTSNAGWTAGGPGAGIYGTSKAGVHAITRALAKDLAEYGIRVNAVSPGTIDTPFHAQIKATKPEVFASWANNIMLGRLGQPEDVAGVISFLASKDAAFITAETIQIGGGQALGI encoded by the coding sequence ATGAGTAATCTAAATGAAAAAGTAGCAATAATTACTGGAGCTACTGGTGGTATTGGTTTCGAAGTAGCAAAAAGATTGGGTAAAGATGGATATACCGTAATATTAAATGGTATTGAAGACGAAGTAGGAGCTAAAAGAGTTGAAGAGCTTAAAGCCGAAGGAATCACTGCAGAATATTACGGCTTCGACGTCACAAAAGATGAAGAAGTAACCACAAACATTACCAAGATTGGTGAAAAGTACGGAAAAATAGACCTTCTTGTAAACAATGCAGGTGGATTAGGCGGAAGATCTCGATTTGAAGAAATGACTACTGAGTTTTATAGATCTGTGATGGCACTTAACCTCGATTCTGTGTTTTTTGCATCAAGAGCCGCCATACCCTTTCTTAAAAAAGGAGAACACCCTTCTATAATTAATTACACCTCAAATGCAGGATGGACTGCTGGAGGGCCTGGAGCAGGAATCTACGGAACATCTAAAGCAGGGGTTCATGCCATAACCAGAGCCTTAGCAAAAGATTTAGCTGAATATGGCATTAGGGTAAATGCAGTATCTCCTGGAACCATTGATACCCCATTCCATGCACAAATTAAAGCAACGAAACCAGAAGTTTTTGCTTCTTGGGCAAATAATATCATGCTAGGTAGATTAGGTCAACCAGAAGATGTAGCGGGTGTTATTTCTTTCTTGGCAAGTAAAGATGCTGCTTTTATAACAGCTGAAACGATCCAAATTGGTGGAGGGCAAGCTTTAGGGATATAA
- a CDS encoding polysaccharide lyase family 7 protein has translation MVSIKSFFLAMMAFAIMFGCSSNNTDEENKIILEEELGEEGPEETEEVAYKLPNIDLNNWKVTLPIGNPTEVKPPEILNYGTNGILKPFFYNDSINGALVFYTYPGASTANSSYSRTELREQMVPGSNNTNWTFKQGGNMKGKLQMGDVSKDTDNKYHRTIIMQIHGRLTNAQRDLIGQADNNAPPILKLYWTYGKVRVTTKILKNLNASDTEILYTDAWGDAEGYTFEEYVGFDPFTLEIKAAEGRMEVILNDKENKVYDDIHIQKWGVFENYFKAGNYLVTKDEGAFSTVKYYNLEVKH, from the coding sequence ATGGTAAGTATTAAGAGTTTTTTTTTAGCCATGATGGCTTTTGCCATAATGTTTGGCTGTTCTTCTAATAATACCGATGAAGAAAATAAAATAATATTAGAAGAAGAGTTAGGGGAAGAAGGGCCAGAGGAAACTGAAGAAGTAGCGTATAAGTTGCCGAATATAGACTTAAATAATTGGAAAGTGACACTGCCAATTGGGAACCCTACAGAAGTTAAACCACCAGAGATTTTAAATTATGGGACTAATGGCATATTAAAACCATTTTTTTATAATGATTCTATAAACGGAGCTTTAGTGTTTTACACCTACCCAGGAGCCTCAACAGCAAACTCGTCCTATTCCAGAACCGAGCTAAGAGAACAAATGGTACCAGGAAGTAACAATACAAATTGGACTTTCAAGCAAGGAGGTAATATGAAAGGTAAGTTGCAGATGGGAGACGTGTCGAAGGATACCGATAATAAATACCATAGAACAATTATCATGCAAATTCACGGTAGGCTAACAAATGCACAACGAGATTTAATTGGTCAAGCCGATAATAACGCACCACCAATTTTAAAGCTTTATTGGACCTATGGTAAAGTTAGGGTGACAACTAAAATATTAAAAAACTTAAATGCCTCAGACACCGAGATATTATATACAGATGCTTGGGGAGATGCTGAAGGATATACCTTTGAAGAATATGTAGGATTCGATCCGTTTACTTTAGAAATTAAAGCTGCAGAAGGTAGAATGGAAGTTATTTTAAATGACAAGGAAAATAAAGTTTATGATGATATCCATATTCAGAAATGGGGTGTTTTCGAAAATTACTTTAAGGCAGGGAACTATTTGGTTACAAAAGATGAAGGTGCTTTTTCAACTGTCAAATATTATAATTTAGAAGTAAAACATTAA
- a CDS encoding RagB/SusD family nutrient uptake outer membrane protein encodes MKHIKYLVFAITGFIFTSCSDEFLNPLPDTAVAVDAFFQSDSDVLAGVIGIYDAFQGVNENTETNIGNFNRGVQFEHLLTEHRTDNTRNATLEGSKSDFHRYVVNANNVESEDYWASMYEAIFRANNVLNFIDIADAGNQAKYTAEAKFLRAYAYFKLVRLFGDVPLVITVIGPADDKTPLFTRVPVADVYTQIIEDFQEAINVLDNTYKSRASKAAAQALLAKVYLTQASPNYSGAQQLCEAIINSGQFELEPNYSDVFYSELNNEIIFAIQYQSGNAQESQSFSSEFTSFVRAGREDGQNIVNANLKADFDAFGGERTAVSITNLDGNLPDDENEVAKFFPDGFDINADPDPYGPNARNAGNDYIAIRFADVLLMHVEAVLAGGAATVGAGALSSFQRIRDRAFPDTAPNMITSITKEELLLERRVELAFENQRWFDLIRFGVADAVLSAHAAEMGYIYNSRALLLPIPAREINLSGGLLTQNPGY; translated from the coding sequence ATGAAACATATAAAATATTTAGTCTTTGCCATTACAGGATTTATCTTCACTTCCTGCAGTGACGAGTTTTTAAACCCATTACCAGATACTGCAGTGGCAGTGGATGCATTTTTCCAATCTGATTCAGATGTGTTGGCGGGGGTTATAGGAATTTATGATGCCTTTCAAGGAGTAAACGAAAATACTGAAACAAATATTGGTAATTTTAACAGAGGGGTGCAATTTGAACATCTTTTAACAGAGCATCGCACCGATAATACGAGAAATGCAACACTCGAAGGTTCAAAGTCAGATTTTCACAGATATGTGGTGAATGCCAACAATGTGGAATCTGAAGATTATTGGGCGTCTATGTATGAAGCTATTTTCAGAGCGAATAATGTCCTTAATTTTATTGATATTGCTGATGCAGGTAATCAAGCGAAATATACAGCCGAAGCTAAATTTTTAAGAGCTTATGCTTATTTTAAATTAGTTAGATTGTTTGGTGATGTACCATTGGTTATTACAGTAATAGGTCCTGCGGATGATAAAACGCCTCTTTTTACCAGAGTGCCTGTAGCAGACGTATATACACAAATTATAGAAGATTTTCAAGAAGCCATTAATGTACTAGACAACACTTATAAATCTAGAGCATCAAAAGCTGCGGCTCAAGCTTTATTGGCAAAGGTATATTTAACACAGGCAAGCCCTAATTATTCTGGGGCACAGCAATTGTGTGAAGCCATAATTAACAGTGGTCAATTTGAGTTAGAACCTAATTATTCCGACGTATTTTATTCTGAATTGAATAATGAAATTATTTTTGCTATTCAATATCAGTCAGGAAATGCTCAAGAAAGCCAAAGTTTTTCTTCTGAATTTACTTCGTTTGTACGTGCAGGTAGAGAAGATGGTCAAAACATAGTTAATGCCAACCTTAAGGCCGATTTTGATGCATTTGGAGGAGAGAGAACAGCAGTTTCTATTACTAATTTGGACGGTAACCTTCCAGATGATGAAAATGAAGTCGCTAAGTTTTTCCCTGATGGATTCGATATTAATGCAGATCCTGACCCTTATGGGCCTAACGCGCGTAATGCCGGTAACGATTATATTGCTATACGTTTTGCCGATGTACTTTTGATGCACGTTGAAGCAGTTTTGGCAGGAGGTGCGGCAACTGTTGGCGCTGGTGCTTTGAGTTCTTTTCAAAGGATAAGAGATAGAGCGTTTCCAGATACTGCTCCAAATATGATAACAAGCATCACAAAAGAAGAACTTTTACTTGAAAGACGTGTAGAATTAGCATTTGAGAACCAGCGCTGGTTCGATCTCATTAGATTTGGTGTTGCAGATGCTGTATTGAGTGCCCATGCTGCAGAAATGGGATATATCTATAATAGCAGAGCCTTATTATTGCCAATTCCGGCAAGAGAAATAAATTTAAGTGGAGGCCTATTAACACAAAACCCAGGATATTAA
- a CDS encoding polysaccharide lyase family 7 protein — translation MKNFRKELLVIILSIFLSVSVTSQNKKSDVTESGFKIEKKSKKKKKKRKKYKLPNIDLSHWKVTLPATNNDGKPYEIDPPEILDFASNEMAKPYMYIDSTQGAIVFHAMPTNSKTRNTKYTRSELREQIMPGNNNVNWTFAQGAYMKGKLAMEATTRDSNGKYHRTIIMQIHGRLTNEQRDLIGEDDNNAPPILKIYWDNGKVRIKTKVLKNIHATDEELLHEDAWDNDEGFNFEQEVGFRKFTLEVKVSDGKMVVVLNNNEYKVYENIHMRRWGIFENYFKAGNYFQSRDEGSFSKVMFYELEVGH, via the coding sequence ATGAAAAACTTCCGAAAAGAACTATTAGTAATCATCTTATCAATATTTCTATCTGTTAGCGTTACTTCTCAAAACAAGAAAAGTGACGTTACAGAATCGGGTTTTAAAATTGAAAAGAAATCTAAAAAGAAAAAGAAGAAACGGAAAAAATATAAACTACCTAATATAGATTTAAGCCACTGGAAAGTCACGTTGCCAGCTACGAATAACGATGGAAAGCCTTATGAAATTGATCCGCCGGAAATTCTTGATTTCGCTAGTAATGAGATGGCAAAGCCTTACATGTATATCGATTCAACCCAAGGTGCTATCGTATTTCATGCCATGCCAACCAATTCTAAAACTAGAAATACTAAGTATACTAGATCCGAATTAAGAGAGCAAATAATGCCAGGTAATAATAACGTAAACTGGACATTTGCACAAGGCGCTTATATGAAAGGTAAGTTAGCCATGGAAGCCACAACTAGAGATTCTAATGGGAAATACCACAGAACCATTATTATGCAAATACATGGGCGTTTAACCAATGAACAACGCGATTTAATAGGAGAAGATGATAATAACGCACCACCTATTTTAAAAATATATTGGGATAATGGTAAGGTTAGGATAAAAACAAAAGTATTAAAAAACATACATGCCACCGATGAAGAGTTACTTCACGAAGATGCATGGGATAATGATGAAGGTTTTAATTTTGAACAAGAAGTGGGTTTTAGAAAATTTACACTTGAAGTAAAAGTGTCTGACGGAAAAATGGTTGTAGTCCTAAATAATAATGAATATAAAGTTTATGAAAATATTCACATGCGCAGATGGGGTATTTTCGAAAACTATTTTAAAGCAGGAAACTATTTTCAAAGTAGAGATGAAGGATCATTTTCAAAAGTCATGTTTTACGAATTAGAGGTTGGTCATTAA
- a CDS encoding MFS transporter yields the protein MKIKGLRWWIITLICLATVINYIDRTAFGVMWPEMGKDLGMDESDYAVMLNVFMITYALGKFLSGKLYDIIGTRLGFTVSIVVWSVASILHAFARGLFSLTLFRALLGLGEAGNWPGAVKSNGEWFPVKQRAIAQGIFNAGASLGSVIAPILIAFLYGHFGWRTTFIIIGAIGLLWVIPWLFINKTTPESHPWITDKERSLIMNSQIEKEACDSKKGKGLSVAKILSYKESWGVLASRFFIEPIWWLFVGWMPLYLNSKFEFSIEEIGSTIWISYLGGMAGSILGGWYSGKLMEKKSVDAARKITITIGCSLIFVGLLGIIFLVTEKNPMTFIYIVSIVLFGFQFAIGNIQTISSDLLKGPSVGTLAGLAGSVAAISVIIMNSLIPMIASVSYTPAFIVIAILAPMAVISIFMLIKKIEPVEKEIIN from the coding sequence ATGAAAATTAAAGGTTTACGTTGGTGGATTATTACATTAATTTGTCTTGCTACAGTTATCAATTATATTGATAGAACTGCCTTTGGGGTGATGTGGCCAGAAATGGGCAAGGACCTTGGTATGGATGAGTCAGATTATGCAGTGATGCTTAATGTCTTTATGATTACCTATGCATTGGGCAAATTTTTATCAGGCAAGTTATATGATATTATTGGGACACGTTTAGGCTTTACGGTATCTATTGTTGTTTGGTCTGTTGCATCAATATTACATGCATTTGCACGCGGGTTATTTTCATTAACACTTTTTAGAGCACTCTTAGGATTAGGAGAAGCGGGTAATTGGCCAGGAGCTGTTAAAAGTAATGGGGAATGGTTTCCTGTTAAACAGCGGGCCATAGCACAAGGTATTTTCAATGCGGGTGCTTCATTAGGAAGTGTTATTGCACCAATATTAATTGCATTTCTATACGGTCATTTTGGTTGGAGAACAACATTTATCATCATAGGTGCAATCGGTTTGCTATGGGTGATTCCTTGGTTATTTATAAATAAAACAACACCAGAATCCCATCCTTGGATTACCGACAAAGAAAGAAGCCTTATTATGAACAGTCAAATTGAAAAAGAGGCTTGCGATTCAAAAAAAGGAAAAGGTTTAAGTGTAGCGAAAATTTTAAGTTATAAAGAATCGTGGGGCGTATTGGCTTCTAGATTTTTTATTGAACCCATATGGTGGCTTTTTGTAGGGTGGATGCCTCTATATTTAAATTCGAAATTCGAATTTAGTATAGAAGAGATAGGCTCTACCATATGGATTTCTTATCTAGGCGGTATGGCTGGTAGTATACTAGGTGGTTGGTATTCTGGTAAGTTAATGGAGAAAAAATCAGTGGATGCTGCCAGAAAGATAACCATTACCATCGGTTGTTCTTTGATTTTTGTAGGCTTACTGGGTATTATTTTCTTGGTAACGGAGAAAAACCCTATGACATTTATATATATAGTTAGCATTGTTCTTTTCGGCTTTCAGTTCGCCATTGGGAATATTCAGACCATATCAAGTGATTTATTAAAAGGCCCCTCAGTTGGAACATTAGCAGGATTAGCAGGAAGTGTTGCCGCAATTTCTGTAATTATTATGAATTCGTTAATCCCAATGATCGCATCTGTATCGTATACACCGGCGTTTATAGTAATAGCTATTTTAGCTCCAATGGCAGTGATATCCATATTTATGTTGATTAAAAAAATTGAACCTGTAGAAAAAGAAATAATAAATTAA